In one window of Ovis aries strain OAR_USU_Benz2616 breed Rambouillet chromosome 3, ARS-UI_Ramb_v3.0, whole genome shotgun sequence DNA:
- the PTRHD1 gene encoding putative peptidyl-tRNA hydrolase PTRHD1 → MHRGIGPAFQLSRKMAASGGEPQILVQYLVLRKDLSQPPFSWPAGAVVAQACHAATAALHLHRDHPHTAAYLRELERMRKVVLEAPDETTLKLLAETLQQKNIDHKLWMEQPENIPTCIALRPYPKEEVSQYLKKFRLFK, encoded by the exons ATGCACCGCGGGATAGGCCCGGCCTTTCAGCTGAGCAGGAAGATGGCGGCCTCTGGCGGAGAACCGCAGATCCTAGTACAGTACTTGGTGTTACGAAAGGATCTATCACAGCCTCCGTTTTCCTGGCCAGCAGGCGCAGTGGTCGCACAGGCCTGTCACGCAGCCACCGCGGCCTTGCACCTTCACCGCGACCATCCGCACACAGCCGCTTACCTCCGTGAGCTTGAGCGCATGCGCAAGGTGGTCCTCGAG GCCCCGGATGAGACCACCTTAAAGTTGCTGGCAGAGACGCTGCAACAGAAGAACATTGACCACAAGCTGTGGATGGAGCAGCCAGAGAACATCCCCACTTGCATTGCGCTCCGTCCCTACCCCAAGGAAGAAGTGAGCCAATATTTGAAGAAGTTCCGATTGTTCAAATGA
- the CENPO gene encoding centromere protein O: protein MELANTLRQDGESRGGVLAHLERLETQVSKSRKKLEEPQNTQALEARIHELKCLRDKLRAEVKQRQARVKASTANVEPDQTLEISEQEILERKQENMKAILQAYRFTGISGKLTSRGVCVCISTAFEGNLLDSYFVDLVMEKPLWIHHHSVPVFIPLEEISAKYLQTNTQHFLFVLCEYLNAYSGRKYQADRLQSDFAAFLVGPLQRNSLCNLLSFTYKVKPEGQSFPFCARLLYKDLTTTLPTDVTVTSQGTEALPRMWEEQRAAHENLFFTKPLHQVFTSFAKKGEKLDMSLVS, encoded by the exons ATGGAGCTGGCAAATACGTTAAGACAAGACGGCGAGTCTCGCGGAG GTGTTTTAGCTCacttggaaagactagagactcaAGTGAGCAAATCCCGTAAAAAATTGGAAGAGCCACAGAACACACAGGCTCTTGAAGCCAGGATTCATGAACTGAAATGTCTGCGAGATAAGCTGAGGGCTGAAGTGAAACAGCGTCAAGCCAGA GTTAAAGCATCTACTGCCAATGTAGAACCTGACCAAACATTAGAGATTAGTGAGCAAGAAATTTTggagagaaaacaggaaaatatgaaaGCCATTCTACAGGCATATCGTTTTACag GGATCAGCGGGAAGCTGACCAGCCGAGGAGTATGTGTCTGCATCAGCACTGCTTTTGAGGGGAACCTGCTGGATTCCTACTTTGTGGATCTTGTCATGGAGAAACCACTTTGGATACATCACCATTCAGTGCCAGTCTTCATTCCCCTAGAAGAGATATCTGCAAAATACCTACAGACTAATACTCAGCACTTCCTGTTTGTTCTCTGCGAATACCTAAATGCTTACTCGGGGAGGAAGTACCAGGCAGATCGACTTCAG AGTGACTTTGCAGCCTTTCTTGTGGGGCCCTTGCAGAGAAACTCATTGTGCAACTTGCTGTCATTTACTTACAAAGTGAAGCCGGAAGGTCAGTCCTTCCCCTTCTGTGCTAGACTGCTGTATAAGGACCTCACCACAACCCTACCAACTGATGTCACTGTTACTTCTCAAG ggacagAAGCATTACCCAGAATGTGGGAAGAACAGCGAGCAGCCCATGAAAACCTGTTTTTTACAAAGCCCCTACATCAGGTGTTTACTTCATTtgcaaaaaaaggagaaaagctgGATATGAGCCTGGTCTCCTAG